The DNA segment ACCGACGCAGCATCGCGCGGCTGCCGAACCATGAGGCGACGAACGGACCAGCGGCGGTGGTGGCGACCAGCAAGATCAGGTTGATCTGCTGGAGCATTCCCGCCGCCAGCAGGACCAGCATCACCAGAAAGTAGCCCAGGCCCTCGCGGGTGACGATCGTCCGCTCGGTCGGCACCAGGGCCTGCATCAATCCCTTGGCGATGCGGCCGGCGCGCCCGCCGGAACGGACGGGCCTGGCTTTCTCGTCCATGCTCATCGCTCGATCCCCCCGGTCGGCTGGAACGTCTTTGGGCTCTCGCCCCGCCGGCGTCGTGGGGCGGAGCCGCTCCGGTCAGGTCAGGTCGGGACTTTGACGCGGTCGACGATGTCCCGAATGATGGCCTCGGCCGCCCCGAACTCGCCGGCCTGCAAGAACGACTTGCCCAGGACGCGGTGAGCCAGCACGGGGACCGCCAGGGTCTTCACGTCGTCCGGCACCACGAAATCCCGTCCCGAGACCAGCGCCAGCCCCTGAGCCGCGCGGTAGAGCGTCAACGCACCTCGCGTGCTGACGCCGACGTGCAGATCTTCGCTCCGCCGGGTAAGGTGAACCACGTCCAGCAAGTAGTCGACGATCGCCTCGTCGACGCGGACCCGGCGCACGCCCTCCTGGAGCCGCACCACGTCGGAGGCCGTGAGAACGGGCTTCAACGCCTTGACCGGCTCGCCGGATCGGTGGTCGTGCAACAGCCGGCGTTCCTCGGACCGGATCGGGTAGCCCATACGGATCCGGATCATGAAGCGGTCGAGCTGGCTCTCGGGCAGAATGTAGGTCCCCTCGAATTCGTAGGGGTTCTGCGTCGCCAGCACGATGAACGGCTGATGGAGCGGGTAGGTCACACCTTCGACCGACACCTGGCGATCAGCCATCGCCTCCAGCAGCGCGCTTTGGGTTCGCGGGGTGGTGCGGTTGATCTCGTCGGCGAGCACGACGTTCGCGAAGAGCGGCCCGGGCTTGAAGACGAACTCGCTCGACGGCGCGTGGAAAACGCTCGAACCCAGCACGTCCGACGGCAGAAGGTCGGGGGTGAACTGGATTCGCCGGAACGAACAGTCGATACTGGCCGCAAGGGCTCGCGCCAGCAGCGTCTTGCCCACGCCTGGGACGTCTTCGACCAGCACGTGCCCCTGCGCCAGCAGTGCGACCACGGCGAGCTTGATCGACTCGGCTTTGCCAAGCACCACCAGACCGACATTCTCCAGCAGCCGGCTCGTCAGTGCGTAAAGGTCTTCCTGGGCGGGGGAAGCGGCTTCAGTGGTGTGCTGTGGGGTCATTCCGAGGATCCGAGAGTGCTGCGGACGGCCGGGTGCGATCCTGACGGTTCCCACTATAATCCAGACGCGATCTGAATTCCAACGTCCGCGCGAGTCGGCGACGACAAGCGTCCCGGGAATCCGGGGAGAGGGGGCCGGTGACGGAAGGCGACGGCGGCGAAACGCCCCTGGACGTGCTCATCCTGGCGGGGAAACTGGGCCTGGACGACGACGGCTGGCCGCTGGGGCCGCTGCTCGATCGGTTGGAGCGCCGTGGAATCGCCCCGCGCGTCGTCTGCTCCGGCCGTGCCGACGCTCCGACCGACCCTCGGATCCTGGAGTTTCCCGGACTCAACCGACGCTGGTTCCAGTCGTTGGCGATCCGACGGCTTTTCCACGGGCGTTCCGTTCCTCGACCCGCGGTTCTGCACGCACTCCATGAGGAAACCGCCTCGGCCGCCCTGGCCATGGCCGAAACCTGGCAGCTTCCCTACGTCCAGACTGTAGACGATTTTCTGACGGCTGAGGCCGGACTACGCATCAGCCGCCGATGGCTGCACGCATTCGTCGTCCCAGGCGACGAACTCCGCGAGGTTCTGATCGACGACCTTGGCGTCCCCCAGGACCGAGTCTCCGTCATCGCCCCCGGGATCGTCGTCGAGCCTCCCCCGCCCCGTTCCAGGGGGACGCGCGTCCTGGTGGCGGGCGTGGCGGGGCCGCCGCTGGCGGAGACCGGCTTCGCCGCTTTTTTGGAGGCCGCCCGGATCGCCCTGAATCGCGGTCGCGACCTGGAATTCCTGATCGCCGTGCAGGGCGGGGATTCGATCGAGGTCCGTCGACACGCCCTGGCGCTCGGCATTCAGGAACGCGTGACGATGACCGATTTCGACGTCGTCGGCCCGCGCCTTTGGTCGGTCCTCGACGTTTATTGCCAGCCCTCGCTAGGCCCCAGCGCCGGAAGGACGTTGACGCTCGCCCTGGCGCACGGGGTTCCCTGCGTCGCGGCCGACGTGCGCGGGCTCCGCGGCCTGATCCGGCCGGGGAAGTCCGGTCTGCTGGTCCCCCCGACGATCCGCCGGCCCTGGCCGACGCCATCCTCCGCCTGCTTGACCACCCCGATTTCGCTCGCGAGCTCGGCGAGGCCGCGCGGGACGACCTTCACGAAAGGTTCGACCTC comes from the Paludisphaera rhizosphaerae genome and includes:
- a CDS encoding AAA family ATPase, with translation MTPQHTTEAASPAQEDLYALTSRLLENVGLVVLGKAESIKLAVVALLAQGHVLVEDVPGVGKTLLARALAASIDCSFRRIQFTPDLLPSDVLGSSVFHAPSSEFVFKPGPLFANVVLADEINRTTPRTQSALLEAMADRQVSVEGVTYPLHQPFIVLATQNPYEFEGTYILPESQLDRFMIRIRMGYPIRSEERRLLHDHRSGEPVKALKPVLTASDVVRLQEGVRRVRVDEAIVDYLLDVVHLTRRSEDLHVGVSTRGALTLYRAAQGLALVSGRDFVVPDDVKTLAVPVLAHRVLGKSFLQAGEFGAAEAIIRDIVDRVKVPT